A single region of the Anoplolepis gracilipes chromosome 1, ASM4749672v1, whole genome shotgun sequence genome encodes:
- the Fs(2)ket gene encoding importin subunit beta-1 isoform X1, producing the protein MQMDPTTLQLIQFLERTVSSDKNELVAAQTFLQHAADSNLHEFVQRLSAVLVTVGASPVARMAAGLQLKNQLTSKDPDMKFQYQQRWLTIPAETRDYIKKNILGALGTENNRPSSAAQCVAYVAVAELPVGQWSELIPLLVNNVVNPSSTEMMKEATLETIGYICQEIESEVLVSQSNEILTAIIHGMKGSSTSNHVRLAATSALYNSLEFTKGNFEKETERNFIMEVVCEATQSTNTQIRVAALQCLVKIMSLYYQYMEPYMAPALFPITLEAMKSDIDEVALQGIEFWSNVSDEEVDLSMEEGEASEGGRPPLKVSRHYAKGALQYLVPVLMKKLTKQEEFDDEDDWNPSKAAGVCLMLLSSCCEESIVPFVLPFVKDNIKSPDWRYRDAALMAFGSILGGLEPTTLKPLVEQAMPTLIELMYDNSVVVRDTAAWTFGRICEMIPDAAINETYLKPLLESLVNGLKAEPRVAANVCWAFTGLAEASYESAEVSEDATQPETYCMSQYFDFIIQRLLETTDRPDGAQANLRSAAYEALMEMVKNSPRDCYVTVQKTTMVILERLQQVLQMESHIQSHSDRAQYNDLQSLLCATLQSVLRKVTPADAPQISDVIMAALLSMFNSNSCKSGGVQEDALMAVSTLVEVLGEGFLKYMEAFKPYLCLGLKNYAEYQVCCAAVGLTGDICRALKSKMIPYCDEIMTLLLENLSNNAVHRSVKPQIFSAFGDIAMSIGPEFKKYLDVVLQTLVQASQANVDRSDYDMIDYLNELREGVLEAYTGIVQGLRGDGNNACPDVAISLIEPHVSFIIQFITSIAQDREHSDGNVSAAVGLLGDLVMVFGVKLLPMVESEPLNELLTKGRKSRTHKTKQLATWAAKEIRKLKSHANATSS; encoded by the exons ATGCAGATGGATCCAACGACGTTGCAGCTGATCCAATTTCTCGAAAGGACCGTCTCATCGG ATAAGAATGAGCTTGTGGCAGCGCAGACTTTTCTGCAGCATGCGGCCGACTCTAATCTT CATGAATTCGTGCAACGACTCAGCGCCGTACTGGTCACAGTCGGCGCGAGCCCCGTCGCCCGCATGGCAGCGGGTCTACAGCTCAAAAACCAACTTACCTCCAAGGATCCTGACATGAAGTTCCAGTACCAGCAACGCTGGCTTACTATCCCTGCTGAAACGAGGGattatatcaagaaaaat attttAGGAGCGTTAGGAACAGAAAACAATAGGCCAAGTTCTGCGGCACAATGTGTCGCATATGTTGCTGTTGCCGAGTTGCCTGTGGGACAATGGAGCGAATTAATTCCATTGTTAGTCAATAATGTTGTCAACCCGTCCAGTACCGAAATGATGAAGGAGGCCACTCTAGAAACTATTGGATATATCTGCCAGGAGATTGAAAGTGAAGTACTAGTATCGCAATCAAATGAAATTCTCACTGCTATCATTCACGGTATGAAGGGTTCCAGTACGTCAAATCATGTTCGACTAGCAGCGACAAGCGCCTTATACAATTCCTTGGAGTTTACTAAaggaaattttgaaaaagag ACAGAACGAAACTTCATAATGGAAGTCGTGTGCGAGGCCACTCAGTCCACCAATACCCAGATCAGAGTGGCTGCGTTACAGTGTCTTGTGAAAATTATGTCActgtattatcaatatatggAACCATATATGGCACCAGCACTATTTCCT ATTACTTTGGAAGCTATGAAGTCCGACATTGATGAAGTGGCACTTCAGGGAATAGAATTCTGGTCGAACGTATCTGACGAGGAGGTTGACTTATCTATGGAAGAAGGAGAAGCATCGGAAGGAGGGCGCCCACCGCTGAAAGTCTCACGACATTATGCTAAAGGAGCTTTACAATATCTTGTACCGgtattgatgaaaaaattaaccaaGCAAGAGGAGTTTGATGATGAAGACGATTGGAATCCTTCAAAGGCAGCTGGAGTATGCTTGATGCTACTTTCGAGTTGCTGTGAGGAATCCATTGTTCCATTCGTTCTCCCCTTCGTCAAGGACAACATTAAGAGTCCCGACTGGAGGTATAGAGATGCAGCTCTTATGGCGTTTGGCTCGATTCTCGGTGGTTTAGAACCTACGACATTGAAACCGCTAGTAGAACAGGCTATGCCCACTCTCATTGAGTTGATGTATGACAACAGTGTGGTCGTTCGAGATACCGCAGCATGGACGTTTGGCCGTATATGTGAGATGATTCCAGATGCCGCAATTAATGAAACCTATTTGAAACCACTGTTGGAGTCTTTAGTGAACGGATTGAAAGCTGAACCGCGCGTCGCTGCAAATGTATGCTGGGCATTTACAGGACTAGCAGAAGCCAGTTACGAATCTGCTGAAGTGAGCGAAGATGCTACTCAGCCAGAAACATATTGCATGTCACAGTACTTTGATTTTATCATTCAACGACTCTTGGAGACAACGGATCGGCCAGACGGAGCTCAAGCAAATCTGAGATCTGCTGCTTATGAAGCTTTGATGGAAATGGTGAAGAATTCACCACGCGACTGTTACGTGACTGTACAGAAGACTACCATGGTGATACTTGAGCGGTTGCAGCAGGTATTGCAGATGGAGTCGCATATACAGAGCCACTCCGATCGCGCCCAATACAATGATTTGCAATCGTTGCTCTGTGCAACTTTACAATCCGTGTTGCGTAAAGTCACCCCAGCTGATGCACCACAGATATCCGATGTGATAATGGCCGCTTTGCTATCCATGTTCAACTCAAACTCATGTAAATCTGGCGGCGTGCAGGAAGATGCCCTCATGGCCGTCTCAACTCTGGTCGAAGTATTGGGTGAaggctttttaaaatatatggagGCATTCAAACCTTACCTTTGTCTTGGTCTGAAGAATTATGCAGAGTACCAAGTGTGCTGTGCCGCGGTTGGTCTCACTGGTGACATCTGTCGCGCATTGAAGAGCAAAATGATACCTTATTGCGACGAAATCATGACGTTGTTGCTGGAGAATCTCAGCAACAACGCCGTCCATCGATCGGTTAAACCACAAATCTTTTCGGCTTTCGGCGACATTGCCATGAGTATTGGGCCAGAGTTCAAGAAATATTTGGATGTTGTACTACAGACACTAGTGCAGGCGTCACAGGCTAACGTAGATAGGAGCGACTACGATATGATCGATTATTTGAATGAATTGCGCGAGGGTGTACTCGAAGCTTATACTGGGATTGTCCAAGGTCTCCGCGGCGATGGAAACAATGCTTGTCCAGACGTTGCTATCTCTCTCATTGAGCCGCACGTGtcgtttattatacaattcatCACTTCAATAGCACAGGACCGCGAGCATTCTGACGGCAATGTGTCAGCTGCGGTGGGTCTACTGGGTGATCTCGTAATGGTGTTTGGAGTCAAACTGTTGCCCATGGTGGAATCTGAGCCGCTTAATGAGCTGTTGACTAAGGGTAGAAAATCGCGAACTCACAAAACTAAACAGTTAGCAACTTGGGCTGCGAAGGAGATTCGGAAACTCAAGAGTCACGCCAATGCTACGTCCAGTTG A
- the Fs(2)ket gene encoding importin subunit beta-1 isoform X3 produces the protein MQMDPTTLQLIQFLERTVSSDKNELVAAQTFLQHAADSNLHEFVQRLSAVLVTVGASPVARMAAGLQLKNQLTSKDPDMKFQYQQRWLTIPAETRDYIKKNILGALGTENNRPSSAAQCVAYVAVAELPVGQWSELIPLLVNNVVNPSSTEMMKEATLETIGYICQEIESEVLVSQSNEILTAIIHGMKGSSTSNHVRLAATSALYNSLEFTKGNFEKETERNFIMEVVCEATQSTNTQIRVAALQCLVKIMSLYYQYMEPYMAPALFPITLEAMKSDIDEVALQGIEFWSNVSDEEVDLSMEEGEASEGGRPPLKVSRHYAKGALQYLVPVLMKKLTKQEEFDDEDDWNPSKAAGVCLMLLSSCCEESIVPFVLPFVKDNIKSPDWRYRDAALMAFGSILGGLEPTTLKPLVEQAMPTLIELMYDNSVVVRDTAAWTFGRICEMIPDAAINETYLKPLLESLVNGLKAEPRVAANVCWAFTGLAEASYESAEVSEDATQPETYCMSQYFDFIIQRLLETTDRPDGAQANLRSAAYEALMEMVKNSPRDCYVTVQKTTMVILERLQQVLQMESHIQSHSDRAQYNDLQSLLCATLQSVLRKVTPADAPQISDVIMAALLSMFNSNSCKSGGVQEDALMAVSTLVEVLGEGFLKYMEAFKPYLCLGLKNYAEYQVCCAAVGLTGDICRALKSKMIPYCDEIMTLLLENLSNNAVHRSVKPQIFSAFGDIAMSIGPEFKKYLDVVLQTLVQASQANVDRSDYDMIDYLNELREGVLEAYTGIVQGLRGDGNNACPDVAISLIEPHVSFIIQFITSIAQDREHSDGNVSAAVGLLGDLVMVFGVKLLPMVESEPLNELLTKGRKSRTHKTKQLATWAAKEIRKLKSHANATSSW, from the exons ATGCAGATGGATCCAACGACGTTGCAGCTGATCCAATTTCTCGAAAGGACCGTCTCATCGG ATAAGAATGAGCTTGTGGCAGCGCAGACTTTTCTGCAGCATGCGGCCGACTCTAATCTT CATGAATTCGTGCAACGACTCAGCGCCGTACTGGTCACAGTCGGCGCGAGCCCCGTCGCCCGCATGGCAGCGGGTCTACAGCTCAAAAACCAACTTACCTCCAAGGATCCTGACATGAAGTTCCAGTACCAGCAACGCTGGCTTACTATCCCTGCTGAAACGAGGGattatatcaagaaaaat attttAGGAGCGTTAGGAACAGAAAACAATAGGCCAAGTTCTGCGGCACAATGTGTCGCATATGTTGCTGTTGCCGAGTTGCCTGTGGGACAATGGAGCGAATTAATTCCATTGTTAGTCAATAATGTTGTCAACCCGTCCAGTACCGAAATGATGAAGGAGGCCACTCTAGAAACTATTGGATATATCTGCCAGGAGATTGAAAGTGAAGTACTAGTATCGCAATCAAATGAAATTCTCACTGCTATCATTCACGGTATGAAGGGTTCCAGTACGTCAAATCATGTTCGACTAGCAGCGACAAGCGCCTTATACAATTCCTTGGAGTTTACTAAaggaaattttgaaaaagag ACAGAACGAAACTTCATAATGGAAGTCGTGTGCGAGGCCACTCAGTCCACCAATACCCAGATCAGAGTGGCTGCGTTACAGTGTCTTGTGAAAATTATGTCActgtattatcaatatatggAACCATATATGGCACCAGCACTATTTCCT ATTACTTTGGAAGCTATGAAGTCCGACATTGATGAAGTGGCACTTCAGGGAATAGAATTCTGGTCGAACGTATCTGACGAGGAGGTTGACTTATCTATGGAAGAAGGAGAAGCATCGGAAGGAGGGCGCCCACCGCTGAAAGTCTCACGACATTATGCTAAAGGAGCTTTACAATATCTTGTACCGgtattgatgaaaaaattaaccaaGCAAGAGGAGTTTGATGATGAAGACGATTGGAATCCTTCAAAGGCAGCTGGAGTATGCTTGATGCTACTTTCGAGTTGCTGTGAGGAATCCATTGTTCCATTCGTTCTCCCCTTCGTCAAGGACAACATTAAGAGTCCCGACTGGAGGTATAGAGATGCAGCTCTTATGGCGTTTGGCTCGATTCTCGGTGGTTTAGAACCTACGACATTGAAACCGCTAGTAGAACAGGCTATGCCCACTCTCATTGAGTTGATGTATGACAACAGTGTGGTCGTTCGAGATACCGCAGCATGGACGTTTGGCCGTATATGTGAGATGATTCCAGATGCCGCAATTAATGAAACCTATTTGAAACCACTGTTGGAGTCTTTAGTGAACGGATTGAAAGCTGAACCGCGCGTCGCTGCAAATGTATGCTGGGCATTTACAGGACTAGCAGAAGCCAGTTACGAATCTGCTGAAGTGAGCGAAGATGCTACTCAGCCAGAAACATATTGCATGTCACAGTACTTTGATTTTATCATTCAACGACTCTTGGAGACAACGGATCGGCCAGACGGAGCTCAAGCAAATCTGAGATCTGCTGCTTATGAAGCTTTGATGGAAATGGTGAAGAATTCACCACGCGACTGTTACGTGACTGTACAGAAGACTACCATGGTGATACTTGAGCGGTTGCAGCAGGTATTGCAGATGGAGTCGCATATACAGAGCCACTCCGATCGCGCCCAATACAATGATTTGCAATCGTTGCTCTGTGCAACTTTACAATCCGTGTTGCGTAAAGTCACCCCAGCTGATGCACCACAGATATCCGATGTGATAATGGCCGCTTTGCTATCCATGTTCAACTCAAACTCATGTAAATCTGGCGGCGTGCAGGAAGATGCCCTCATGGCCGTCTCAACTCTGGTCGAAGTATTGGGTGAaggctttttaaaatatatggagGCATTCAAACCTTACCTTTGTCTTGGTCTGAAGAATTATGCAGAGTACCAAGTGTGCTGTGCCGCGGTTGGTCTCACTGGTGACATCTGTCGCGCATTGAAGAGCAAAATGATACCTTATTGCGACGAAATCATGACGTTGTTGCTGGAGAATCTCAGCAACAACGCCGTCCATCGATCGGTTAAACCACAAATCTTTTCGGCTTTCGGCGACATTGCCATGAGTATTGGGCCAGAGTTCAAGAAATATTTGGATGTTGTACTACAGACACTAGTGCAGGCGTCACAGGCTAACGTAGATAGGAGCGACTACGATATGATCGATTATTTGAATGAATTGCGCGAGGGTGTACTCGAAGCTTATACTGGGATTGTCCAAGGTCTCCGCGGCGATGGAAACAATGCTTGTCCAGACGTTGCTATCTCTCTCATTGAGCCGCACGTGtcgtttattatacaattcatCACTTCAATAGCACAGGACCGCGAGCATTCTGACGGCAATGTGTCAGCTGCGGTGGGTCTACTGGGTGATCTCGTAATGGTGTTTGGAGTCAAACTGTTGCCCATGGTGGAATCTGAGCCGCTTAATGAGCTGTTGACTAAGGGTAGAAAATCGCGAACTCACAAAACTAAACAGTTAGCAACTTGGGCTGCGAAGGAGATTCGGAAACTCAAGAGTCACGCCAATGCTACGTCCAGTTGGTGA
- the Fs(2)ket gene encoding importin subunit beta-1 isoform X2: MQMDPTTLQLIQFLERTVSSDKNELVAAQTFLQHAADSNLHEFVQRLSAVLVTVGASPVARMAAGLQLKNQLTSKDPDMKFQYQQRWLTIPAETRDYIKKNILGALGTENNRPSSAAQCVAYVAVAELPVGQWSELIPLLVNNVVNPSSTEMMKEATLETIGYICQEIESEVLVSQSNEILTAIIHGMKGSSTSNHVRLAATSALYNSLEFTKGNFEKETERNFIMEVVCEATQSTNTQIRVAALQCLVKIMSLYYQYMEPYMAPALFPITLEAMKSDIDEVALQGIEFWSNVSDEEVDLSMEEGEASEGGRPPLKVSRHYAKGALQYLVPVLMKKLTKQEEFDDEDDWNPSKAAGVCLMLLSSCCEESIVPFVLPFVKDNIKSPDWRYRDAALMAFGSILGGLEPTTLKPLVEQAMPTLIELMYDNSVVVRDTAAWTFGRICEMIPDAAINETYLKPLLESLVNGLKAEPRVAANVCWAFTGLAEASYESAEVSEDATQPETYCMSQYFDFIIQRLLETTDRPDGAQANLRSAAYEALMEMVKNSPRDCYVTVQKTTMVILERLQQVLQMESHIQSHSDRAQYNDLQSLLCATLQSVLRKVTPADAPQISDVIMAALLSMFNSNSCKSGGVQEDALMAVSTLVEVLGEGFLKYMEAFKPYLCLGLKNYAEYQVCCAAVGLTGDICRALKSKMIPYCDEIMTLLLENLSNNAVHRSVKPQIFSAFGDIAMSIGPEFKKYLDVVLQTLVQASQANVDRSDYDMIDYLNELREGVLEAYTGIVQGLRGDGNNACPDVAISLIEPHVSFIIQFITSIAQDREHSDGNVSAAVGLLGDLVMVFGVKLLPMVESEPLNELLTKGRKSRTHKTKQLATWAAKEIRKLKSHANATSS; encoded by the exons ATGCAGATGGATCCAACGACGTTGCAGCTGATCCAATTTCTCGAAAGGACCGTCTCATCGG ATAAGAATGAGCTTGTGGCAGCGCAGACTTTTCTGCAGCATGCGGCCGACTCTAATCTT CATGAATTCGTGCAACGACTCAGCGCCGTACTGGTCACAGTCGGCGCGAGCCCCGTCGCCCGCATGGCAGCGGGTCTACAGCTCAAAAACCAACTTACCTCCAAGGATCCTGACATGAAGTTCCAGTACCAGCAACGCTGGCTTACTATCCCTGCTGAAACGAGGGattatatcaagaaaaat attttAGGAGCGTTAGGAACAGAAAACAATAGGCCAAGTTCTGCGGCACAATGTGTCGCATATGTTGCTGTTGCCGAGTTGCCTGTGGGACAATGGAGCGAATTAATTCCATTGTTAGTCAATAATGTTGTCAACCCGTCCAGTACCGAAATGATGAAGGAGGCCACTCTAGAAACTATTGGATATATCTGCCAGGAGATTGAAAGTGAAGTACTAGTATCGCAATCAAATGAAATTCTCACTGCTATCATTCACGGTATGAAGGGTTCCAGTACGTCAAATCATGTTCGACTAGCAGCGACAAGCGCCTTATACAATTCCTTGGAGTTTACTAAaggaaattttgaaaaagag ACAGAACGAAACTTCATAATGGAAGTCGTGTGCGAGGCCACTCAGTCCACCAATACCCAGATCAGAGTGGCTGCGTTACAGTGTCTTGTGAAAATTATGTCActgtattatcaatatatggAACCATATATGGCACCAGCACTATTTCCT ATTACTTTGGAAGCTATGAAGTCCGACATTGATGAAGTGGCACTTCAGGGAATAGAATTCTGGTCGAACGTATCTGACGAGGAGGTTGACTTATCTATGGAAGAAGGAGAAGCATCGGAAGGAGGGCGCCCACCGCTGAAAGTCTCACGACATTATGCTAAAGGAGCTTTACAATATCTTGTACCGgtattgatgaaaaaattaaccaaGCAAGAGGAGTTTGATGATGAAGACGATTGGAATCCTTCAAAGGCAGCTGGAGTATGCTTGATGCTACTTTCGAGTTGCTGTGAGGAATCCATTGTTCCATTCGTTCTCCCCTTCGTCAAGGACAACATTAAGAGTCCCGACTGGAGGTATAGAGATGCAGCTCTTATGGCGTTTGGCTCGATTCTCGGTGGTTTAGAACCTACGACATTGAAACCGCTAGTAGAACAGGCTATGCCCACTCTCATTGAGTTGATGTATGACAACAGTGTGGTCGTTCGAGATACCGCAGCATGGACGTTTGGCCGTATATGTGAGATGATTCCAGATGCCGCAATTAATGAAACCTATTTGAAACCACTGTTGGAGTCTTTAGTGAACGGATTGAAAGCTGAACCGCGCGTCGCTGCAAATGTATGCTGGGCATTTACAGGACTAGCAGAAGCCAGTTACGAATCTGCTGAAGTGAGCGAAGATGCTACTCAGCCAGAAACATATTGCATGTCACAGTACTTTGATTTTATCATTCAACGACTCTTGGAGACAACGGATCGGCCAGACGGAGCTCAAGCAAATCTGAGATCTGCTGCTTATGAAGCTTTGATGGAAATGGTGAAGAATTCACCACGCGACTGTTACGTGACTGTACAGAAGACTACCATGGTGATACTTGAGCGGTTGCAGCAGGTATTGCAGATGGAGTCGCATATACAGAGCCACTCCGATCGCGCCCAATACAATGATTTGCAATCGTTGCTCTGTGCAACTTTACAATCCGTGTTGCGTAAAGTCACCCCAGCTGATGCACCACAGATATCCGATGTGATAATGGCCGCTTTGCTATCCATGTTCAACTCAAACTCATGTAAATCTGGCGGCGTGCAGGAAGATGCCCTCATGGCCGTCTCAACTCTGGTCGAAGTATTGGGTGAaggctttttaaaatatatggagGCATTCAAACCTTACCTTTGTCTTGGTCTGAAGAATTATGCAGAGTACCAAGTGTGCTGTGCCGCGGTTGGTCTCACTGGTGACATCTGTCGCGCATTGAAGAGCAAAATGATACCTTATTGCGACGAAATCATGACGTTGTTGCTGGAGAATCTCAGCAACAACGCCGTCCATCGATCGGTTAAACCACAAATCTTTTCGGCTTTCGGCGACATTGCCATGAGTATTGGGCCAGAGTTCAAGAAATATTTGGATGTTGTACTACAGACACTAGTGCAGGCGTCACAGGCTAACGTAGATAGGAGCGACTACGATATGATCGATTATTTGAATGAATTGCGCGAGGGTGTACTCGAAGCTTATACTGGGATTGTCCAAGGTCTCCGCGGCGATGGAAACAATGCTTGTCCAGACGTTGCTATCTCTCTCATTGAGCCGCACGTGtcgtttattatacaattcatCACTTCAATAGCACAGGACCGCGAGCATTCTGACGGCAATGTGTCAGCTGCGGTGGGTCTACTGGGTGATCTCGTAATGGTGTTTGGAGTCAAACTGTTGCCCATGGTGGAATCTGAGCCGCTTAATGAGCTGTTGACTAAGGGTAGAAAATCGCGAACTCACAAAACTAAACAGTTAGCAACTTGGGCTGCGAAGGAGATTCGGAAACTCAAGAGTCACGCCAATGCTACGTCCAGTTG